In the genome of Metabacillus litoralis, the window TGGCATGCTACCGGGCGAATTCGTCAACATGTATCAGCATATTGACGTGATCATGTCAGCTGAAAAAGTAAGACAAATGGAAGAATAGAAACTTGGCAGAACATAATAGCCAAGTTTTTTTTATTGAAATTGTTATGGTAAAATGAATGAAATAATTTGTACGAAAAGGAAGAACAACATGGCGAAAATTCAAGCACCTGTTATGAAAAATGAATATTACGATGTGACCTTTGAGGACTTAACGCATGAAGGTGCGGGTGTCGCAAAGGTAGAAGGCTTTCCGATCTTTGTTGAAAATGCACTGCCGGATGAACGAGCAAAAATAAAGGTAATCAAAGTAAACAAAGGCTTCGCGTTCGGACGACTAATTGAGCTCCATGAACAAAGTAAAAACCGAATTGATGCACCTTGCCCAATCTATTCTCAATGCGGAGGCTGCCAGCTACAGCATCTTAGCTATGAAGGACAGCTTGATTTTAAACGAAAACAAGTGGAGCAGGTCCTTGCTAGAATAGGCAAACTAGATTTAAACCAAGTAACTGTACATCCGACTTTAGGAATGGAGAATCCTTGGAATTACCGAAACAAAGCTCAGGTTCCAGTAGGTGAACGTGAGGGCGGTCTAGTAGCTGGCTTTTATCAAAAAAGAAGCCATGACATCATTGATATGGAAAGATGTCTCATTCAGCAAGCTGAGAACGATGACGTTGTTCAAGCGGTGAAAACCATTTGTGAAAAACATGGCATTCGTGCTTATAACGAAGAAAAGCATAAAGGCTGGCTTCGTCATATTATGGTTCGGTATGGACTTGTGACAAAGGAAATCATGGTTGTATTTGTAACAAGAACGGCTGACTTTCCACATAAAAATGAGGTTATCACTGAAATAACAAATCAACTACCGCAAGTGAAGTCAGTTGTGCAAAATATTAATAACAAAAAAACAAATGTTATCTTTGGCGATGAAACAAATGTGCTTTGGGGAGAAGAGTATATTTACGACAAAATTGGCGACGTAAAATTTGCCATATCTGCACGCTCTTTTTATCAAGTAAACCCAGAGCAAACAAAGGTGCTATATGAAAAAGCATTAGAATACGCTGAATTAACAGGTGAAGAATCTGTAATCGATGCTTACTGCGGAATTGGGACGATTTCTTTGTTTCTTGCCCAAAAAGCCAAGAGAGTTTTTGGTGTGGAAATAGTTCCAGAAGCAATAGAAGATGCTAAGCGAAATGCAGAGCTAAACGGCATTTCTAATGCAGAGTTTGCAGTTGGTGAAGCAGAAGTTGTTATTCCTGAATGGTACAAGCAAGGCAATCAGGCAAACGTGATTGTCGTGGATCCTCCGCGTAAGGGCTGTGATGAAGCATTGTTGAAAACAATCTTGGATATGAAACCAAAGAAGGTTGTTTATGTTTCATGTAATCCTGGAACGCTTGCGAGGGATTTGCAGGTGTTGGAGTTAGGTGGATATAAGACGGTTGAAGTGCAGCCGGTGGATATGTTTCCGCATACGACGCATGTTGAGGTAGTATCGCAGATGATTTTAAAAGAAGAAGCAGGTTCCCGGTAAGGGAAAAACCTGCTTCTATTCTCAAATGTTGGGGCGGCAAATCAGTAATGAATCACCGGAGTGCAGTCTTCTTTTAAATCAATTCGATTGATTAGGTATGTAAAATTTCCGATGTTGCCAGACCCCTAGTTAATAAAACTTCTTATTCTCAAAATTGGATTTAAGCTGGTAACATAACTCAGTCCTGTTTCGTACCCCTAATTTAGTATAAATATTTTGGAGATGACGTTTTACAGTATTTGTACTAATGAACAATGTTTCTGCTATCTTATAATTGGTGTAACCTTTCATAAGTAAATCTGAAATCTCTACCTCTCTTAATGTTAATAGTCCTAACATTTTGGATTTTTTCTCCAAGGACTGTTCGGACGGAATGAGGAAAATAACAAATTGCTTACTGCGCTCCATCCGGTAAATTTTAATAAAGATATTAGGTAGTTTCGGAAGCTCCGCAGTGAAGTTGTCTGTCAAATCTGGAACATAATCAAGAGTATGCTGGACAAACTCTTGAATAGTATACTTATGGCTACTATTATAATCATTACAAATATCCTCTGCTTGCTTATTGTAGTAACAAATATGATTGAAATCATCCATAATGATTATTCCAAGACGAAGGAGATTTGCATATTCTTTAATTGCGTGAAAATGAAGCTCACTCTCTTCAAGTCTATTAGAAGTTGCAAATAGTTTCGATATATATTTAGATAAAAATAGCATCCTGGTTTTGTCCAACGTTGTAAATTGTTCTTCCTCGATCGACCTCAGAAAACTAATTATTCCCGTTAGGCGTTGCCCGTCGTTTAAGCAAATTAAAATGATGTCTTTATTTTTATTCTTTCTAAGAAAATGATAATATTCTGTTTGTTTATATTCTTTATCAGGAAGAATATCACTATAGCATATAACATTGTTCTTAATAAATGAATCTTGATATTTAAGGATTGGATCGCGTAATCTGTATCGCTCTGTATATTCTTTCATTTCTTCATTTCCAATATTAAATAAAATTGGATTAGTAGAATTAATTCCTGTTTCAGTTATACGCCAAAAAACACTTTTTTGATAGCCGAAAAGTTGATTGAAGGAAGTGAGCACTTGTTCTCGAAAGTCTTTTTGTGGGTTCATTATTTCTTCAATAAATTGAAACCTTTTTTCATTTTCAGAAAGTACTTTCCTGCTTAACATTCCTTGGATACATCCCCTTCCATTAATATCATGTAATAAATGTTATCGTTAAAGAGAAGAAAAATCCACACATTTTTCTGAATAATGCAAATATTAAACGAAAAAGTATTTAAAATATTACCCTTTTGGGTGATATCCTTAATTGTCTAAGTGATGCAATAATTACTTTGTAAGCGTTTTCTATAAAGTGGTTATAATCCTTACCAATTAATTTTACTAAAGGAGTGTACTGTAAATGTATCCAAAAAAAGAAGAAAAACTCAATACTATACCAGCAAAAAATAGACAAGATGCTCTTTGGAGCTGGTCAGCAAGTGACATGGCTTACGGAATTCGCACCGGATTGTTTTCTTCACGCGAAACAGTTAAAAGCTGTCTGGAACGCATTAATCAAGTCAACCCAAAAATTAATGCTATTGTCGAAGTCCTTGCTGATGAAGCACTTAGGGAGGCTGATGCCGCTGATCATGCTGTTTTGCGCGGTGAAAAAATCGGACCTCTCCATGGTGTGCCAATTGTCAGTAAGATTAATACGGATCATGCGGGCCACGCTACAACAGACGGGGTAGTTGCTTATAAAGGGCATATTGCTTCACAAGACAGCCCTCCAATAGCTAATTTACGGAAAGCGGGGGGGATTTTTGTTGGCAGAACGAACGTACCCTCATTTAGTTTAAGGTGGTTTTCGAATAATGATTTACATGGATGTACGTTAAACCCGTGGGATTCTACAAGAACTCCAGGAGGCTCTAGCGGAGGCTCTAGCTCTGCTGTAGCAAGTGGGATGGTACCTATTGCACATGGCAATGATATCGCTGGGTCGATCCGTTACCCTGCATATGCATGTGGAGTAACGGGTATAAGACCTACTGTTGGACGCGTCCCTGGCTCAGGTCCTATAAACGTGGACTCATCACTGGCTGTTCAGATGATGGGTGTACAAGGACCACTGGCTCGCAAGGTAAAGGATTTAAGAATAGCTCTTGAAGCCATGTCAGCTCCTGACACTCGTGATCCTATATATGCACAAGTACCTCTGATCGGTGAACCTCTCAAAGGGCCTGTTCGAGTAGGGTTATTACGTGATGTAGGAGTTGCTAAACCAGATCCACTCGTAAACCAAGAACTAGATGCAGCAGCATCGTATTTAAAAGATGCCGGTTATATTGTGGAAGAAGTAGAACTTCCATTATTCTATGAAGCATATAAACTATGGTTTTTAATTCTCTTAGAGGATTTACGTGGAATTTTACCAATGATTGGAGAATTTGGGGACAAAGCAGCTAATGTGAATTTAGAGTATGTCTATAAAGTTTCTGAAGAATTATGGGGTAAACCTAGTCTTGAAAAATACAAACAAGGATATGCTCGTCGAGGTACACTTATTGCCCAGTTGCAGCAGTTCTTAGAAGAATATCCACTCATTCTTTTCCCTAGTTCAACGGAGCAAGCATTTCTCCAAGATGAAGATATAGAAAGTGTTTCTGCGAGTAAACGCTTATTAAATGCCCAGTGGCCAATGGTGTCTGTTCCTGTATTAGGATTCCCAGCTATTTCAGTACCTACCTCTGTAACAAGTGGATTACCGAATGGTGTCCAACTTTTAGGGAGACGTTTTCGTGAAGATACTTTATTTGATGCTGCGGAGATAATAGAAGCACGGTCAAACATGGCAACTCCGATTGACCCTAAATTTTAACAAAAGCAAATGTGTATTTTTAAAATAAGTTAGCTAGAAAAGAAAGGAAGGTAGAGGATGAAAAATCAACTGTCAAATTCATCACGTCTCTATGAGTATCGACTAGTCATTCTTATCTTTTTTGCATGGGGTTTCTTATTTTTAGATAGATCAGCATTGTCCTATATAATCCCTGCTATGGTGGGAGATTTGGAATTAACAACTGGGCAAGTTGGACAAATCAATATGTGGCAAACAATCGGATTTGCTATTTCAGGGCCTATAATTGGTATGATTTCTGACAAAACTGGAAAAAGAAAGCCATTATTAATTGCAGCTATCCTGGCAACCGCTGTATTTTCTGCATTATCAGGGCTTGCAAACTCGTATCATTCTCTGTTAATCATACGATTCTTGGTCGGTGTATGTGAAGGACCAATTTATCCGTTGGCTATGTTAATGATCGCTTCTGCATCTTCCCCGGGACGCTTTGGACGAAATGCAGGCATCGTCAATGCGGGAGTCGCTGTTATCGCTGTTGCTCTTGGTCCAATTCTTGTGACTCAGACTATTTCTATGCTTAATTGGCATTGGGCGTTTGTCATCATAAGTATTCCTAGTTTAATTTTAGGATTACTAGTATATCTGTTTACTAATGAAATAAGTCCTGACAAAATCCACCAAACTGAGCAAAAGCAAAAAACAAGTTTTACCGACATTTTCAAATATAGAAATATGTTCTCTGCATGCTTATTGCAATTTTTGGTATGGGAGGTATTTGGATTTTCTATTCATATGTACCACTATTTTTGACTTCGGTAGGGCAGATGTCTATTGAAAGAATGGGAATGATAATGTCTGCAATGGGGCTTTTGGGAATCCTTACAACGATTGGTATACCAATGTTTTCAGATTATTTTGGTAGAAAAAAGACATTGATTATTTTCGCCCTTTTAGGAGTATTAGCTCCACTTGGTTTATACTTTTTCCCGGTCAGTACTTTCGGGATTATCCTCTTAATGTTATTCGGTGGAATGTTGGGAACTCTAACGCCTATTTTTTTTAATGTCATTCCTCAAGAAACGGTACCACCACATCTAACTGCAACTTCAGTCGCTATTATTATTGGAGTGGGCGAAATCTTTGGTTCCTTTATTGTAGGGGGTTCAGGTGCTTTAGCTGACGTCCATGGTTTCTCTTTCGTCATGATTGTATCCGCGATAGCGACTTTCCTCGTAGCTATCATAAGTTTTGGACTTATTGAGACTAATCAAAGAGTCAAGAAATCCAGCATATCTACCGTTACCGTTGAAAAAATAGCCGAAACAAAATAACAAGCACTTGGCAAAGGGTCAGGACTGCCTGTCGGGTAAGGTCCTTATGAACTAAGAGGGCTACGGCTTGTACTCTATTAAAAGCGAGGGTCTATTTCATAATAGTTAACTAGGAGGAGTTGATTCATCTTGTCATCGATTGGATTAGAATTTGTATTTCATGCGTATGTGACGATTAGCAAAGAATTAGAGATTGGCCCAGTCTCAACCGGTATTCGGAATATAGCACCGATAACAGGAGGAACTTTCGAAGGAAAAAACCTAAAAGGAATAGTTGTTCCAGGTGGAGCTGACTGGCAGTTAATTAGGGCAGATGGAATAATGGAAGTAGAAGCTAAATATACACTAAAGACAGATGACAACGCACTTATCTACGTAATGAACAACGGGATCATAAACTTACAAGAACTTCCACCTACTGGTTATGCTAGAACTTGCCCAAAGTTTGAGGTTTCACATGACAAATACACTTGGCTGTGCAAATCACTGTTTGTAAGTACGATTACCCCTATGGTAGATGAAGCTACACCTATGACACTAGAAAATAAATCTATGCTAAGTGCCGTGTCTGTTAATTTTTACCGTGTAACGTAAAATGAGATATTTAACGGCGATGATACATCCATGTATTCAAGAAGGGTTGTAAATTAGTAGATCTTCAATTAGACAGTAATGTTTTAATAGTTTAATGTAACACTGTTTGCTTTGAAATGTAACATCTCTTTAGTTACCTCGGTTTGATTAGCAAAACAGCTTAAAGTGGATACGCACAATTCAATATCTTCTTGAATGTTCTCTTTATGGAGTGTAGCTTGATGCTCACTCCTTTTTACTTTTAATGCATAATCATTTCAGAAGATTCATCTACAGCATCTATACCATAACCCGGAAGGTGTCCCAAAATCTATACTTATGACACCTTCGTTTATTTATCGGAATATTCAGTATTATTATTTCCGTATACCAATTATGAGAAAAGTATGATATATTACTTAGGGCTATATATCTAATTTAATATAGGCAAACTATTTGAAAAAATAGGACGCAAAACTATAGGGACTAAATACTAGACATAAGTATAAGTCAGCCAGTTGCATTTCATTCAATTACTACGGGGATTGTGTGATTCTTTTGGGCTACTTCTTATTGAAGTAGCTTTTTATTTTTAGGCTATTTTATAGCTTTATGTTGATTTTTCTACTTTGTTGATTGAAGTGAATGGTATTAGACTCCCTGACTGTCAGCAAAAACGATTTCCTTCAGTGAAAGCACCAACCAAGTTTAACAAAGATTATTTTTAAAAGAGTTAAGCAATTTGATGATATAGCCGATAGAATACTTGTAGCAATTTTTTGTTATTTCGCAATAGAATTTGATTAATAAGTTAAGGGAAGTGTACAACAATGAAGAAATGGTATTCTAATATATCATTAAAAACAAAAAGTATTTTATTTAGTATCATCACGACTACTTTAGTTGCTATTTTAGTAACGGGGGTAAGTTACTTTGTTAATTCTAAGTTTATGTTACAGAATCTTGTAACAGATGCTGAACAAACTGTTGAAACGTGGTCACAGGATATTGATCCTAAAGATGTAATGGAAGTAATGGAAACAGATGATGAGAGTAGTGAAGCTGCTCAGCGTTTGATCAGTCATTTTGATCAATTATCAAATTACCAACCTTCAGTTGCACAAGGTTATATCTTTGGTACCGAGCTGGAAAATGGTTCAGAAACGAGTTTAGTTGCTTCACCAACAGAATTATTAGACATACTTAAAGCGGAAGCGGATTTAACAGTTGGGGATATGTATGGTCAGCCTGATAATATTGTCAAGCTAGTAAAGAAGCTTACGGCTGAAAAGGAAATAGTGGTTTCTGATATTTACTCAGATGGTTTAGGAACTTGGATTACAGTTGCCAAACCATATGTGGATGAAAATGGTGAGGTTTATGCTTATTACGGAATGGACTTTAATGCACAAAGCTTTGTCGATAGCCAAAGAAATATCTTAATGACTGTAGGAATTATTCTATTAATTGTCGTTTTAGTTATTGCTGTGCTGGAATATTTCTTATTAGGAAAACTATATAAACCGATCGGTGAGCTTGCTAGTGGGATCGAATCTGTCACAGCAGGTAATTACGATGTGAGATTAAAAGAGTCGAATGATGAGATAGGTAGGGTAGCAGTAAGCTTTAATGTGATGGTTGATAATATAAGAAGTTTAATTAATTCGATTGGATCTGCTTCGAAGAATACGTCAAGTAACTATGACTCATTGTTCACTTCTGTAAGTAATACTAGTGAAAAAATGGATCGTATTACTACTGACGTGTCAGAAATGTCAGGAAGATTTGAATCTCAAAGTGGATCTGCTTATGAGATTTCCTCTTCATTACAACAATTGTCTGCTGGAGTAGAGACAGTGGCTCGTAATATTTCTAATGTTAGTGAAGGATCGAAAGAAACTGAGAGTCTTGCAATGAAAGGGAGTGACTCAGTTGATCAAGTAGGAAAACAAATGGGATTGATTAATCAATCGTCTCAAAACTCCGAAAAACTTATTCGAAATCTTAATGAACGTTCTAATGAAATTCATTCGATTGTTGGTCTGATTACAAGTATTTCTGAGCAAACAAGTCTTTTATCCTTAAATGCTTCCATTGAAGCAGCAAGAGCAGGGGAGCATGGGAAAGGATTTGCAATTGTTGCTGATGAAGTGAAAAAGCTAGCTGAACAATCAAAAGGTTCTGCAGAAAAAATTAAATCATTGATAGATTATATACAACAAGAAACAGAAGAAGCTGTTATTTCAATTAATGATGGGGTCAAATACGCGAACGCTGGTGTGTCTCTTGTAAAAGAGACAGGAATTCTTTTTGCTGATATTCTTGATTCTGCGCGCAATGTGTCTGCTCAAATGGATGAAATATCTGCAGCAACAGAACAAATGTCTGCAGAAAATCAACAAATTACAGCTACTTTTGAACAGTTTACAGATTTAACAACACAAAATAGCGATACAGTTATTTCATTAACAGATAGTATCAAGGCCCAGAAGGTTTCATTTGATACAATTGTTGATTCGGCACAGGATATGAAAAAGGTAATTGATACTCTTGAAGAAGCTGTATCAACTTTAAAAGTATAGTACTTAAAATTCTTTATTATTCACTAGGCCTATAGGGAAAAAGTCTCTATAGGTTTTTGGTGCTAAAAACTTTGCAGAGGGATCATTTTAAAAACTAAGGTTATTTTCAAATAAATAAGTAGGATGTGTTTATAGATGACAACATTAGTCAAACAAAAGCCTGTGAAGGTACTATCAGTAGAGGATGAGAACTTATGGTCAGGAATTAATCATACAGACCAATTTTTCCCTACTAATATAGGCTTACATAATGTTTTTGTGGAAACAGCTACCATGTATCCAGAGCATATAGCTGTTTCAGATGGTCGAGATCGAACAATTACGTTTAAGGCTTTAGACGAGAAATCGAATATGGTTGCTAATTATCTGATTTCACAAGGAATTCGAATTGGCGATTACATTTCGGTTTTTATGGATCGAAGTATTGAAGCAATTATTGCGATGCTAGGAGTTATGAAGTCTGGGGCAGTGTATGTGCCATTAACACCAGAAAATCCTGAGGAACGTAATCAATATATTATTAAGGATTCCTCGAGTAAGCTTGTACTAACATCTAAAGAACAAAAAGATATTTTAGCTAATTTAATGATAGAATCAGCCGTTCCTTATCTATCTATTGAAGATATTTCAGAAGAGAATACTGCGCCAACGGTCGTTGTTGAAAATTCTAACCTTGCTTATATTATATATACTTCAGGATCAACTGGTACGCCAAAAGGAGTAAAAATTCGCCATGAAAGCATTGTTAATTTTGGTTATGCATTGAAACGTGAATTTGCTATTTCTCCATCGGATGTATTAGCACAATTTTTTATGTTGTCTTTTGATGCCTCTTTTATTGAAGTGTGCACAATGATCTATAATGGCGCAAGATTACATTTCTTAACAAAAGAGGAACGTGTTGATGTGTCTGCATTTGCTGAAACTGTGCA includes:
- a CDS encoding DUF3237 domain-containing protein encodes the protein MSSIGLEFVFHAYVTISKELEIGPVSTGIRNIAPITGGTFEGKNLKGIVVPGGADWQLIRADGIMEVEAKYTLKTDDNALIYVMNNGIINLQELPPTGYARTCPKFEVSHDKYTWLCKSLFVSTITPMVDEATPMTLENKSMLSAVSVNFYRVT
- a CDS encoding response regulator transcription factor, which gives rise to MLSRKVLSENEKRFQFIEEIMNPQKDFREQVLTSFNQLFGYQKSVFWRITETGINSTNPILFNIGNEEMKEYTERYRLRDPILKYQDSFIKNNVICYSDILPDKEYKQTEYYHFLRKNKNKDIILICLNDGQRLTGIISFLRSIEEEQFTTLDKTRMLFLSKYISKLFATSNRLEESELHFHAIKEYANLLRLGIIIMDDFNHICYYNKQAEDICNDYNSSHKYTIQEFVQHTLDYVPDLTDNFTAELPKLPNIFIKIYRMERSKQFVIFLIPSEQSLEKKSKMLGLLTLREVEISDLLMKGYTNYKIAETLFISTNTVKRHLQNIYTKLGVRNRTELCYQLKSNFENKKFY
- a CDS encoding methyl-accepting chemotaxis protein codes for the protein MKKWYSNISLKTKSILFSIITTTLVAILVTGVSYFVNSKFMLQNLVTDAEQTVETWSQDIDPKDVMEVMETDDESSEAAQRLISHFDQLSNYQPSVAQGYIFGTELENGSETSLVASPTELLDILKAEADLTVGDMYGQPDNIVKLVKKLTAEKEIVVSDIYSDGLGTWITVAKPYVDENGEVYAYYGMDFNAQSFVDSQRNILMTVGIILLIVVLVIAVLEYFLLGKLYKPIGELASGIESVTAGNYDVRLKESNDEIGRVAVSFNVMVDNIRSLINSIGSASKNTSSNYDSLFTSVSNTSEKMDRITTDVSEMSGRFESQSGSAYEISSSLQQLSAGVETVARNISNVSEGSKETESLAMKGSDSVDQVGKQMGLINQSSQNSEKLIRNLNERSNEIHSIVGLITSISEQTSLLSLNASIEAARAGEHGKGFAIVADEVKKLAEQSKGSAEKIKSLIDYIQQETEEAVISINDGVKYANAGVSLVKETGILFADILDSARNVSAQMDEISAATEQMSAENQQITATFEQFTDLTTQNSDTVISLTDSIKAQKVSFDTIVDSAQDMKKVIDTLEEAVSTLKV
- a CDS encoding MFS transporter, with amino-acid sequence MKNQLSNSSRLYEYRLVILIFFAWGFLFLDRSALSYIIPAMVGDLELTTGQVGQINMWQTIGFAISGPIIGMISDKTGKRKPLLIAAILATAVFSALSGLANSYHSLLIIRFLVGVCEGPIYPLAMLMIASASSPGRFGRNAGIVNAGVAVIAVALGPILVTQTISMLNWHWAFVIISIPSLILGLLVYLFTNEISPDKIHQTEQKQKTSFTDIFKYRNMFSACLLQFLVWEVFGFSIHMYHYF
- the rlmD gene encoding 23S rRNA (uracil(1939)-C(5))-methyltransferase RlmD, whose amino-acid sequence is MAKIQAPVMKNEYYDVTFEDLTHEGAGVAKVEGFPIFVENALPDERAKIKVIKVNKGFAFGRLIELHEQSKNRIDAPCPIYSQCGGCQLQHLSYEGQLDFKRKQVEQVLARIGKLDLNQVTVHPTLGMENPWNYRNKAQVPVGEREGGLVAGFYQKRSHDIIDMERCLIQQAENDDVVQAVKTICEKHGIRAYNEEKHKGWLRHIMVRYGLVTKEIMVVFVTRTADFPHKNEVITEITNQLPQVKSVVQNINNKKTNVIFGDETNVLWGEEYIYDKIGDVKFAISARSFYQVNPEQTKVLYEKALEYAELTGEESVIDAYCGIGTISLFLAQKAKRVFGVEIVPEAIEDAKRNAELNGISNAEFAVGEAEVVIPEWYKQGNQANVIVVDPPRKGCDEALLKTILDMKPKKVVYVSCNPGTLARDLQVLELGGYKTVEVQPVDMFPHTTHVEVVSQMILKEEAGSR
- a CDS encoding MFS transporter — its product is MGGIWIFYSYVPLFLTSVGQMSIERMGMIMSAMGLLGILTTIGIPMFSDYFGRKKTLIIFALLGVLAPLGLYFFPVSTFGIILLMLFGGMLGTLTPIFFNVIPQETVPPHLTATSVAIIIGVGEIFGSFIVGGSGALADVHGFSFVMIVSAIATFLVAIISFGLIETNQRVKKSSISTVTVEKIAETK
- a CDS encoding amidase family protein; the encoded protein is MYPKKEEKLNTIPAKNRQDALWSWSASDMAYGIRTGLFSSRETVKSCLERINQVNPKINAIVEVLADEALREADAADHAVLRGEKIGPLHGVPIVSKINTDHAGHATTDGVVAYKGHIASQDSPPIANLRKAGGIFVGRTNVPSFSLRWFSNNDLHGCTLNPWDSTRTPGGSSGGSSSAVASGMVPIAHGNDIAGSIRYPAYACGVTGIRPTVGRVPGSGPINVDSSLAVQMMGVQGPLARKVKDLRIALEAMSAPDTRDPIYAQVPLIGEPLKGPVRVGLLRDVGVAKPDPLVNQELDAAASYLKDAGYIVEEVELPLFYEAYKLWFLILLEDLRGILPMIGEFGDKAANVNLEYVYKVSEELWGKPSLEKYKQGYARRGTLIAQLQQFLEEYPLILFPSSTEQAFLQDEDIESVSASKRLLNAQWPMVSVPVLGFPAISVPTSVTSGLPNGVQLLGRRFREDTLFDAAEIIEARSNMATPIDPKF